A window of Elephas maximus indicus isolate mEleMax1 chromosome X, mEleMax1 primary haplotype, whole genome shotgun sequence genomic DNA:
TCTAAAGGTATAATTTAATGTAGTGGAAGATGAAGTGACTGGTCTCATTGACAATTAAAATTCactgttttggggaaaaaaattcacaGTAAGCTTCTCTTCACTCTGCAGGCCCTCTGAGACTCAGACTGGGCTGGGTTGGCAAGCCTGGGAGGAAGTCTGTAACACTGAGGTGCTTTGACGCTGATATCAGAACCCCCATTCTGGGTTTTTTCCCTACTGCTTAAGGCCCCAGCCTGAGGCCCCAGGGAGACAGGCACCCCCTACAGGCCCAGAGCAGCCTCACACCCCTGCAGGCGGCTGTGGTTGCTAGGCAACTAGCGGACCTGTGCTGAGACTGAGATGGGGGAGTTCCTGAAGGGATTTTCGAGGAGGAGAGAGACCATTTCTCTCTCCATCCACCCTCTCTCCCGCGCCTTCAGCAAATAGACCCGGTGGGGGCGGCGCAGGCTGCTGCCGTTTGAGGATCTAGGCTCATTCTTGAAAGTAGTGCTTTCATCAGGTGACTtcctgtgaaattgttcactacagattagtaagtaagcacaagtaagcttgtacttaccttgcttactgggtcatctgcccctgtcagaggctgtaaatttgaaaagaggctttgattttgtAGGAAGGTGCCGTGGGGTTGGGAGAGCAACAGATGCCAGGGAGAGagcagcagaatctttgatgtggtgagaaagtgtgaaattgttcactacagatgatctgggaagcaaggtaagcactgtgcttatctATCCATTAAGcatcatgcttaccttgcttattggataatcttccCCTGGCTATTGCTGTGGGTGTACATCCTTTGTCAATGGGAATTCTAGCAAATTGGGCATGGGTGGGAATTATTTGGGTGATTATTCTAGAAAGGTATCAAGTTTTCCCCACTATTTCCCATGTACGGGTTAGGGTACTACTTTAgcccattaaaataaaaaggctCTTGGGAATGACAATATATAAATGATCATTCATATTTCGATGGGGACAAGTTTCTCAGTGAGTTTCCTGAATTAGGTTTCTCtacagagaagaaaggagagactgtgaGGTCCGTGGACCCCTGTGAGTACGGACGGAGCCCAGCAagagagaaacaaataaaaagaatggGAGAATGATAAACAGAATTTGGCAGCTTCCTAGTGCAGTGTCTGGTTTGGGAATCCCGAGCTCTGTGCCCTTTTGTTAGGGCTGTGCTGAAGCACCTTGTCCTTACGTGGGCCTTTGGGAACCAGAAATCCACAGCTTTTTTCCCCTGGTAACCTAGAATTGTGGCTCAGAAGTAGACTCAGGCAGGCCAAGGCTGTGGCCACAATAACCCCTCCACTTGGGACTTGTCTCTTCCCTCTCAGCTAGTACAACAGAAACTTCATTGTGGCAAAGCCCCCCCAAGCCATGGTAAGCTAGGGGAGAGCTGTGCCCATTGTAGACTTTCCCTGAAGAGTTCCAAGGCAGATGTACCAGGCTGAGGTAACTGGCAGAGCCTCTGGCCCAGCCACTGCTTCAATCCACATCATCTCCACAGGGCATGATGGCAGGGGAGGCTCCTTGTTCTGTGTGCTTCCAAACTGAACTGGGTCGGGACTGTGCCTCGGCTCTATTAATAGCCCCCCTAGCCCTGCCTGTTAGCCCCAAACTCGCATGCCAGGAGCTGTGAGTCAGCAGCTAAAAATAAATGGAGAGCAACTGCACCCGAACTCCATTGAGCAGCTCCCCCTGGCCTCCGCCCCCAAGTTTTTGTCAGCCTCAAGTCTCCAGTCCAGGGCCTCATAGAGGATAAGTACGCCACAGCTGTCCGGTTCCCCTGGGAAGAGAGTAGGGATTTACGGTGACAGGCCCAGGACTGAAGTACCGaagtttcagggttagggctgGATCCCGGCGGTCTCGGGCATTTTCGCTCGGTGTCTGGACGCTGAGGTTAGAGGACTGCAGCTGAGGACCTGGGAGCTGGGAGGTTGGGACTGCGGGATGGAGACGTTGGAGGTTGTCATGGTGAGGTCGAGAGGTGAGGGAAGAGGCTGAAGGGCTGTGAGGCTGGGAGACTGGAAGGGGACAGAAAAGTAGGGATGGAGGAGGAGGTACGTGCTGAGAGGTGAGAGCCCGGTAGTGCCCGACGGACTGCGCGCTCCAGAGCTGAGGTCGGTGGTTGGGTCGACTGAAGGGCAGGATCGAGAGTGAGGAAAACTAAGGAAATGCAGGTTGAAGAGGCAGTGTGTGGAGACCTGCCCAGTACAAAGCGGCATCGACCCCCAAGAAGGCTGGGAGCAAGGCCGTGGCAGCAACGTTTGCTCCCGGAGCACCTCCTGCGTTCTCGCCAGTTGCGCACCAGTGCCCCCGCCGACCGCCGCCAGCTGCAGACCAGGTGTGTTGGTGCGGATGCCTCCGTGTGtctgtatgtacatgtgtgttcatggcgggggcggggcggcgagagaaaggaaggggtggggtccgggaggaggaggagggggcggGAACACAAATTCAAACTCGCCCACGTCAATCCCGAGACCGGAAGTAGCCGGAGGCGTTCTGGGAATTGTAGTTTCCATGACTGACCTGCAACGGAGGGGTAAGGTCTTGCCCCAAGATACTAGTGCTGCCCCAGGTCTCAATCTGGAAGGAGAGGAGGAATCGGTAACCGAACCTCCTGACCATGCCAGCGCCTTAATTCGATTTCTCTTCGTTTGGGGACACAAACCAGGGGTGCAGTGGGGAACTGTAGGATCAACCACAGAGCCCCCTGCTGTCCCCGTTTTTGCCTTagcccatccctcccctccaacCCCTTCCACTAGATTCTTCATCCTAGGCCAGCTCCGCATTGGCCACCTCAACTGCTTAAAGGCCCAGGAACCCAAGAGCAGCCGACACATTGAAGAACTTACTCCTCGCGGGGGTGGCTAGGCCGGAAACCAGAACCTGCGCGCAGTCCAGAGAAACGAAAACATGTGGAAATCGGACCGTGCCCCCAGGGTTCGGAGCCAAGGACATAAGTACCCACCCGGCATGGGGAACAGGTGGCATCCAGCAAATATGTCACGGCGATGACAGACACGGCCCTCATCTTGGGGCAGGTGTCCACAAGGTGGAGCTACAACGCAACGCTGCACAGCGTGCCTCGGCCTCCGGGAACGCCCCCTGAGGCGGCTTCTCTCCGGCCACCTCCTTGCAGCCCTTCGTTGCCTTAGGTAGTTCTTTCTCCCACCCTCAGCCCATGAATCTCCCCACAATGATACCCCCCTTCGCCTCCAATGTCATGTCACATCCAACCCTGGAAGGAAGGTGCATCCTCCTCCCAGTCTCAGCACTGAAAAGATTAGACTGTGACCAAATAGGAATTAAATTCATTGAATAACAGATTAACAGACAAGATACAGGAACCAACCTGTCTTGAAGAAAAGCCTgtgcacagcaaaaaaaaaaaaaaaaaaaaaaaaaaagccacctgtAGCCACAGAATCACATGGCTAGATGGGCTCTTTAGCCCCCAGCCTCTAAGCCAGGAGTCAGAGGAGACAGTGCATGGGGTGGGGAAGGTGTCTTAATCATCTTTCAGTTCTCCGGGAAAGGTCATTTTGTCACATCCTTCCATCACTCTTTCAAGCTGTTCCACCCCTAACATACCATGTGCCTTCTACACAAAAGCATGTGTACACAGGTCTGAAACATCTTGGCAGTTGGCCTTTCacttcctgtgttctagtttcaTTTTGGGAGAAACTTTTCATGACTCACTGTCTTCCCAACCACCTCAGGCCAAAACCTCAAAGGGAGTAGCTATCATGGCAGCTTGGGGTTTGCCCACCATCTGGGCACAGGGCCCCCTCATGGTTTAAAACCTCCTGTTGCCAAAGTTCCCACCAACTGCCTATCCCTGAGACATTCCACCTCAGCCATTCTCCCTTCCTTGTTGTGGGGCAATGCAGACAGGCCTCAGGTTCCAGTTGGTGAGGGGCTAGGGCAGGGCATTCACTCCATTATGAAATTGTTGATCCTGGTCAGCAGCACTGCTGTTTCCAAGcctgggaagggagaggagagggtggGGCATACTGGGAGTCAGCAAGGGGAAGGctagaggaggagaaaaatgagGTGTGTAGTGGGGAGTTCTTACcagttctctctgtctccttagcACATCTCCTGTAGGAAGAAAAGCTTCCCACTGTAGGTTCAGCCATCTTCAAGCAGGACCTTCTGACCCCGGGTTCCCCCAAACTGCCTTTCCCAGGTTCAAACCAATTTGGTAGTATAAGGGTCTAAGGATCTCAAAGGAACCGACAGGATGAAACCCCAAGCCACAGGCAGCATATCTGATTCCAAATCAGCCTTATCAGTAGGGGCCTGGGGAGACTGAGTACCCGGAAAGCTGAGGCACAAGGCGCTCACCCTTGGAGGAGGAAGGTCCACAAAAGCAGCAGGGCGGAGACGCAGTTGGTGATGACCCACATCATTAGGTAGGTTTGAGGGGGCTATGGGAACAGGAAAGGGCCCCTCTTGGTGGCCACAGCCCCAAGGGTAGTGTATGGGGGTGGGAAATAAGTGAGGAAGAACGGGATAGGGTTAAGGAGAACCAGGGAtgggagaaggagagaagggaTGACAGCCTCAAAGCCCTTACAATAAGCCAGATGGGGTACTGCATCTGCTGCAGCAgctggcagtcattggtggtgacTGAATCCACCCCTGCACACCAGAGTAGGGAGAAGAGCCATGGTTTGTTCACTACAAATAGGTTCACTGAGACATTATCCTGGTGCAATGCCCTGTGgaggtgaaaaaacaaaaacatggaacATCCAGAATCATGGGGCACAAGGAATGGAAGGCAGCCTTCTGTTTGTGTTTGAATCTACAGTGGCATCGCCAAGAAGGTATCAGCTCTATCCTTGCATAGCAGCCCCTGACCAAAAGTTACTTTCTTTGTGTAActgtactctgtctcctgctgaatTCCACCCATGGGTGTTAGCTTTGCCATCTGGGGCCACACAAatgtgtctcttcactttgtcccATGATAGCCCTTCAGAGGTCTGAGGAACAGAGACCATGTTGCCCTGAGTCTTCTCTCCTCCAGGCTCAACAGCTCCAGTTCCTTCAACCATTACTCTTGGGACTCTGGTTATTGTTCCCTTCACCATACAAATCTCTCTAATCTTATCATACTCCAATTTATCAGTGTTCCTTTTAAAATATGGGGCCTCCATCTGAACATGATATCCCAGGTGGGCCTCGAACAGCTTTGAGTGGACCAAAACTATCCCTTCCTGTTTTCTGGGCACTATACCTGTATGAATGTAGTCCAGAGTCAGGTTAGCTTTTGGCAATGCCACATCCCACTGATGACCCCACAGTGCACACTGTTCAATCAAAGCTCTGGCCTTTTTTATACATCTTCCTGCTGATGTCAGTGTCTCTACTCTTGTCTGTGCACTTGAGCTTCTTTTGAGCCCCCAGTATAGgtctttacatttatttctgctgCATTTCATCTGGTAGAATTGGCCCATCACTTTAGAGTATTTAGACCTTTTtgggcttcaattttttcattaGTGTGTTCATTACCGATTCATGTCTTTTGGAATCATGATCAGCAATCGATGTTGACCAGGACAAGATTGGGATGAGGGCCAAACCCTGTGTCATGTCTCCCTCTGTGGTGACAACTTGGGGAGAGGTTCTTGAAATACTTATGATAACTGGTCTATCATTCAGTCCACATTTTTCTATCTGACCACAAGGGAATTATAAGAGACCTTGGCAACCACTGATGCTTTGAAGTCCATAATATTTACTGGCTGGGCCAGGTTCTGGAACCCAGTGCACGTCTGGTACTCTCTTGCCTCACTTTTCCCTGGATCTATCCTGTCTTGCACTGAACTCTTTGgtgtaaaataaaagataaaatcctTCTCATAGCCTACCAAGTCCTACCCAATTTCgcccctgcccacctctccaACCTCGCCGTCCCCTTGCTCATTAGGCTTCTGTCCCTGCTCTTCTGTGAATCTGCTCACAGTTCACTCCTTATGACCATTAAGGTCTCAGCTCACACAGCACCTCTTTAGCCACTCTTCCTAATGTAGCCCACTCTAGCCCCCACTCCAAACCCCAATCACTCTATTAATCTTTCTTTTATTGCCTTCATAACACTTGTCACTGTTTTGTTAGTGTTTCattgtttctctctttcactAGTACATAAATTCCATAAAAGCAGGGACCTTGTTTGTCTTATTCACACTGTGTCCCCAAAGCCTATAAaaaatagtgcctgacacatatcaagtattcaaaaatgtttgttgtatgagtgaatgaatgcataGCCTTTACCCTCCTGCGTTGGTCCCTCCCCACCATTAAGCCTCATGTGATCCCAGCAGTTCTTATCCTCACTTGATATCCAACAGTGGCAGGTTTTGATAGGGGAGGTTGAGAAACTGCGGCCTCTTAGTTTTGTTGCCTCCCAGCTGTCCATATATCTGGCGCATTCCAGGAGCCCGTTGTTGGACATTAGCCCGATCTTCATCTGGTAGCCAAAGGACCTGTGGATTAGGGAGGATGGGCATGAAGCTGGAGAAGACACAGGGGTTCCATGGGATGGGGCAAGGGCAGAGAGATTTCACCACAGAATGAAGTATATGAGCTGAGGCAGGGGGCAGCCCAGGGAAGGTAGGGTGAGGGGAGGGGTGAAGGGGGTCCTAGGGCTCCTGGCAACATCACCATAGCCTGGGGCACCCTTGCCCTCAGCACAGTCTCCAATGTCTGGTTCACAAAAGTATCATGGTACGTGTGGTTTCGTGGGGGGCGGCGCAAGTCAAACATGATGGAGAGGTTGAGGATTGCAGCTTCCTTCAATAACTCTTCTAATGCTGGTACTGTCTGATTCTCAGCCTCTTCCCAATCAGGGTCTGAGAGTCTCTTGGCCCCCCAGAAGGGTTGCCTCTATAAGAAtagtaaaattgttttaaaaagaaaaaaaaaaataggacaattATTTCAAGACCAGAAGAGGCCTCCAGGCCAACCCTCCATCCTCACCATCTTCACTCATTTTCCCTACTTGGTGTTCAGCTTCTGTCTGCCTCTGAGCCAGGTTTCTTTCTCAAAATTGTGATATCTTACTCTAAAATCTTAACTCTGTGACCTCAAGCTCCTACCCTGCCAGTTTTCTAAATTCGTCTTTCCCACTACACCTTCTCTTTGGTCTCATGGAGGCGTCTGAGATCTTGTCTCTTTGGTCTCCTCACAATCCATTAGCCCCTTTGTGGCCATACCTACATCGCCAAGACATGGTCCATCCATAGCTTGAACTACTTTTCCATAGCACCCTCAACTCCCTTACTGCCCCATCTGCCCTATAAATCCAAAGCTCTGATTCAGTTCTACAATCTACCTTCTGTACCCCTATAATTGGAGGGACTGGGAAGTAACACGGGCAGAGCACACCTTGTGGACTGTTGCCACTACAGTCTTATTTTTTGCTCATTCCTGCTTAGCAGTCCTTTCACTTGTTCTTGATTTGTTCCCTCTCTCAtttcccctggagccctggtggcataggagccctagtggttaagtgctacagctgctaaccaaaaggtcaacagtttaaatctaccagccactccttggaaagcctatggggtagttctactctgacttataaggtcactatgagtcagaatctactcgaccagcgacaggttttttttttttcttattccccCTAGTGGCTATTCTAAGGCTTTGCCATTCTCCTCTACACCCCTTATTATCATTGAAAGACCTTACCTCCCAATTACTGATGTGGGAAACCTAGCTATCTAACATTTACCAAGTAATTGAGTATTGCCAGGAAGTGTAGTGAGTAacccagaccaaaaccaaacccagtgcttttgagtcgattccgactcatagggaccctatagcactttgtttattaacttatttaatcctcccaataaCCCCAAAAGGTAGATattttattattcctattttctaggtgaggaaattgaggcagagagaaattaaggaatgttgctcagggtcacacagctagtaagtagtagagccaggattcaaacccaggtagcCCTTGTTCTTAATCACTCTGATATATCATAATATATagcattaaatgaaaaaaaaagcaagttgcaaaaGAGTATGTATAGTAATGTATAGTATAGTGATCCTAtttgtagaaaataaaaaagtatacaTACTTTATTTTGTACAAATAGGATCACTAtactacacatatatacatgtacatatacatatatatatatggagccctggtggtgtagtggttaagagttctgctgctaaccaaaaggtcggcacttcaaatccaccaaccgctccttggaaaccctatggggcagttctactctgtcctatagggtggctgtgagtcagaatcggccctatgacaatgggtttatatatacacatacacatacgtaAAGGAATATATACCCAACTGTCAACAGTGAATACCTCAGAGGGGCTGGATTATGGGGAACATCCCAATCTCTACATTACTTCTCTAGTGTTTTACTTTTTTACAatgaacatgtattacttttgtaatcagaaaaggagaaactgaaaaaataaagtatccttttaaatatttttcatcacCTACAGTATTAGTGTCCACACTTCTGGGCATGTCATTCAAAGCCCTTTAAGACCAGGCCTCTGCTCACCTTGCCCCGAGAGCTTGCCAGCTTCATCTCCCACCACCACTCCAGTGAATTTTATCTTCCACTTATACTGAGCCACTTTCTGTTCCCTGAAAACATGCTGTTCATACTTCTGGGCTTTACACATACTCTTCCCTCTGACTAGAATTCTCTTTCCCAGCCTTGCCcatcttaaaacaacaacaacaactatcatTTGATAATGCTGCTGAGGCATCCTCTCCTCTGTGAAGCTACTCCTGATCCCTTCTCACACCCACCCTGATGAATAGAGacttctctccttttcctctctACCTGGTAAACACCTTTATTGCTCTAGGTTTCATATTCTAATAGCCTGTTGCTTAGGCTCTTTTCTTTACTAGATGGGAGTGACTTGAGGGCAGAGACTATATTCTTATTGACCAGCACAGGGCTCAGCAAATGCTTATCAGTGGAATGAACTCTGCCCCTCCAGGTGGCTGTCTCTCCCCAGAGGCTGTCCTCACCTCTAGGAACCAGGCCCCAGCATTGAGTCTCTTCAGTTCAGCCCAGGAGAAGTCACTGCTGTGAGCTTTGATTCGGGCTGGGAACACAGAGGCCACATCTGTGGTCCTGCCCAGGTGCTCATCGTGCATGAGGAAGGGGACCCCGTCGGAGCTGAGGGTACAAGGGGTGTCAGAGGGGCAAGCTTTGGGGATGATAGTCATTTCCTGAGCTCTCCCGCTGTCTCCCTCAGCACCTCAAAGCCCCCAAACCCCAGCCTCCCTCACCTGACCATCACATCTGTCTCAAACACAGCAGCTCCACATCCAGCTGTCTTCCGCAGGGACATCAGGGTGTTCTCGGGGGCCAGCTGGGAAAGGGAATCAGTGAGGAGGTAGCAGGGAAGGGCGGGAGCCTGGGAACCCACAGACctggctgctgcagcctgaaagaGTATACCCTCACCATCCTCCCAGCATTCTGCCCAACACTCACCATTGGGGCCCCTCGGTGTCCCATCAACCCAGGCTTGGGGGGTAAGTCTCTGGGTTCCATGATGCAGGGTGAGGAGATGCATAGGGGGACCAGGTAGATGGCCAGGACAACTCCAAAAAATAGGAGCAGTAGCAGAATCTTGGGACCTGTGGGGAGTAGGGGACAGACTATGGAGAAAGGGCATGGGTGAGCTCTGGGGACAGAAAGCAAAGTTCAGGGGTGGgaaacgtggctgacaggagacaGAAGCACAGGCAGCCAGTGAAGACTTGTGGGGTTGGCACCTCTTCCATGGATACGGTAGAAGGTATCAGCCACAGACCAGGCCAGGAGGGTGATTCCAGCCACTGCTCCGATATGAAGGAATGGGGCTGTGGCCTGTGGACAAGAGTTGGTGAGAAAGGGTCTTCTTCCTGGTGCGCCCTCCTTCTTCTGTTTGAAGTTCAGAGCTTCCTGCAGTCTTGGGGCATCAGGGAGCAAGATATGTTCTGAGGTTGACCATAGGCAGGGGCTCCCACCTGAGTATTAGAGATCGGCCACTCACCTGCAGTGACAGACGTAAGCTATGCCACTCCTGCTTCCACTGGATGTCTAGTCCCACAAGGCCAGCGGCCACCAGAAGCATAATGAGGAGCAGTAGCACCTGGGGGACCAGGGATGACTGGAGCCTTCTCTGTCAAACTGGGCTTATAGCTACCTGGGCTGCCCCCTCACTCTATGGAGACAGGACCCTTCCCTTCCGCTGACTCACCCACTgtccttctttcactcaacaaatatttactgggctTCAGGTCTTGGGCTAGACCCTGGAGATGTTATGGTGAAGTCCTTGTCAAATAGCTGGCCAAGCCCTGGGCCCCAGTGGCTCCCTCTCTCCCTGGCCCCCATCCTCACTATACCTTGTGGAGACTGTGCAAATGCAGGGGCTGTCCACAGAGCTGCAGGAGCAGGGCCAGGAGCTGGGGGTCCAGGGTGGTTGGAATAATCAGGCACCAAGGAAGGGTAAGTTCACTGAGGCGGACTTCCCAGGCTGATCCTTCCCTCCCATCCCAAAATTAGCCCCCTCCCCTCATTGGCTAGGGTTAGAACAAGAGGGTGgagctgagcagaaaggaaggcTGAGCTGGGGGTTTAGGTCAGCTGCCCCTGGACCCACCAATAGCAGGGATGCATATGTGACCAGTAGAGAGATGACCAGCAGGAATACCAGGGACCAGTCCATCCAGTGTCCCCAGTGGTGGAATATGAATctgtgggaggggagagggaagtgTCCAAGTGGGGGAAGGGCTATCAATAGCGGCCTGAGGGAAGTTGGTGGGTGGATCTAGAAGGAGGACTAGATATAAGGGATTGATGATGGGAAAGCCCTTCATGGGGCCAGGGGCTCCAAGGATGGGGGAGACTTTGTGGAGGGATTTTCTGGGGAGGTTGGGTAGCAGGAGAGCTGGGCTTgaggggctgggcagggctgAGGGATAACTTATGATAGGGGCTGTCCCAGGTTGGACAGTAGGGTAACATGTATGCTGAGGAAGAGGGGAAGTCCATGACACACTCATTGAAGTTATGCAGGTCATTGAGAAGGATGAGCCCGATGTACAGCCAGcccagggagaggaggaaggtgAGGAAGAGCAGGCCAAACCAGACACAGTCACACTGCAAAGGGGCGGGAGAGAAGCTTACAGCCAAGTCCTCTTCTCAAGCCCAGAATCCCCTATACATGGCAGCTTAAGGGGGCTTCCTGCCATGCATTGGGCCATTCTGTTCTGGGGGCAGCTTTTTCCATATTTGAGGGCGATTTTCTTCCTGGGGACAGAAAGCccctcttcccccccccccaccccagctgccTATAAGCGCAACTGTCCTCCTCATCCCCTCTGATTGGCCTCCGCCTTCGGATTCCCAGCCAGAGGCCTAACTTGGGGGAGAGGGGAAAGGTAGGGAGAGCACTTGCCCTGGGCACCACTTGAAGTGGGGCAGTAATTagcactttctatttttttttttatgggccatcacagtttccatcaccagctgtgagagatcattcagcaatttaacactaattgccctagGCACTATTTTCCACAGTTAGGCCCCTGCTTCCATCCTCCCCCCTCCATCCCTACTCCACCTTGCTGGTTTGCATCCTCTCTTTGGGGGATTTTCTCCAGTGGCAGCTATACAGGCAGTGGAGGCACTGGGCCCAGATGGAGCAGCAGCCGGGGGACTCTGCCATGGTGAGGGCCTGGGGGAAGGGACACTCGGCCATCAGGGATCCTGGCAGAGGGCAGATTCCTGCCTCCCTCCTGGTGTATCTAAGGAGCCCAAGGAAGGAGCAGAAACATGGGTTGCTGCTCAGCAGCAGAGGTCAAAGGGCAGAGCCAGAGTGCCGGATTGGATGAGGAGATAAGCAGCCCTGGCTCCAAGCCTGGCACATGGTATAATCTTCAAggtctttctttccctttaatcTTGATACCTGGAAAGTCAGTGGGACACCAGGAGGCCCTGCCTCATTGCAGACACCCCTTCTCTCCAATTCCTCCCCATTTAACAGCATCAAGctctggggtggtggggggggggcttGGGAGAAACTGCCCTGGGTGGGGTAAACTCAGCTCAGCAAGTTGCGGCAGCTCTATGATGGGGAGCATTCCACCCTGGGAACCAGAAGTAACCTGAAGTTGAGGCTCCAGTTCTGACCTGGGGCTATGGGAGGCCCAGCTAGTTGGCCAGTTGCTATGGCTACAAAGATTGCACTCATCACAAAGCCCAGACTGAAAGATTTTCTGTCTCCACCTCCCAGGGGGCAAGGGGCACTGCCAGTGAGATGAAGACTTGAGGGGAACA
This region includes:
- the GDPD2 gene encoding glycerophosphoinositol inositolphosphodiesterase GDPD2, yielding MAESPGCCSIWAQCLHCLYSCHWRKSPKERMQTSKCDCVWFGLLFLTFLLSLGWLYIGLILLNDLHNFNEFIFHHWGHWMDWSLVFLLVISLLVTYASLLLLLALLLQLCGQPLHLHSLHKVLLLLIMLLVAAGLVGLDIQWKQEWHSLRLSLQATAPFLHIGAVAGITLLAWSVADTFYRIHGRGPKILLLLLFFGVVLAIYLVPLCISSPCIMEPRDLPPKPGLMGHRGAPMLAPENTLMSLRKTAGCGAAVFETDVMVSSDGVPFLMHDEHLGRTTDVASVFPARIKAHSSDFSWAELKRLNAGAWFLERQPFWGAKRLSDPDWEEAENQTVPALEELLKEAAILNLSIMFDLRRPPRNHTYHDTFVNQTLETVLRARVPQAMVLWLPDEDRANVQQRAPGMRQIYGQLGGNKTKRPQFLNLPYQNLPLLDIKALHQDNVSVNLFVVNKPWLFSLLWCAGVDSVTTNDCQLLQQMQYPIWLIPPQTYLMMWVITNCVSALLLLWTFLLQGLGNSSAADQDQQFHNGVNALP